From Paenibacillus sp. GP183, one genomic window encodes:
- a CDS encoding chemotaxis protein CheX — MKAEYINPFLESARIVIEQVANIRPTTGKLGIKDLKIVESYIWIQIGMTGQMQGDIVFGLAEDVALRMVSAMMGGYVITEMDEMGKSAISELGNMISGNASTMLFNQGVRVDITPPKIVQSGSSDGFVAKKALTIPLIMDGIGELDIQVLIN; from the coding sequence ATGAAGGCGGAGTACATCAACCCCTTTTTGGAATCTGCTAGAATTGTGATTGAGCAAGTGGCCAATATTCGTCCTACCACGGGTAAGCTGGGCATCAAGGACCTGAAAATTGTGGAGAGCTATATTTGGATCCAAATCGGCATGACCGGTCAGATGCAAGGAGATATTGTTTTTGGACTGGCGGAAGATGTCGCTTTGAGAATGGTATCGGCCATGATGGGCGGATATGTCATTACCGAGATGGATGAGATGGGCAAAAGCGCAATTTCGGAGCTCGGCAACATGATCAGCGGCAATGCCAGTACGATGCTCTTCAATCAGGGAGTCAGAGTGGATATCACGCCTCCAAAAATCGTTCAGTCCGGAAGCAGCGACGGCTTTGTTGCGAAGAAAGCACTAACCATTCCACTGATTATGGATGGCATAGGCGAACTGGACATTCAAGTGC